The Pseudomonas aeruginosa genome includes the window AGCTTGTGCAGCATCTTCGCCGCGCAACGCTCGCCATCCTCGGGCTCGACCCCGACCAGCACCAGCAGGCCGCGATCGATGGAGCCGACGATTTCGCCGCCAACCTCCACCCGAGCCGCGCCGACGCGCTGCAGCAATGCCTTCATTCGGCCTCCGGCGGCAGGTCGAGCAGTCGCCGGCCGATCTCGTTGGTGGCGCGCACCAGCGCATCGACTATCCCCGGCTCGCTGGCGGTATGCCCGGCGTCGCGGATGATCTGCAGTTCGCTGTTCGGCCAGGCCTGGTGCAGGGCCCAGGCATTGTCCAGCGGACAGATGGCGTCGTAGCGGCCATGCACGATCACGCCAGGCAGATGGGCGATGCGGTGCATGTCCTCGAGCAACTGGTTGGGCCTGAGGAAGCCCTGGTTGACGAAGAAGTGGTTCTCGATGCGCGAGATCGACAGCGCCCTGCCCGGCTCGGTGAAGCGGTCCACCACCATGGGGTTGGGGCGCAGCGTGGCGGTGCGGCCCTCCCAGGTCGACCAGGCCTTGGCAGCGTGCATCTGGGCGATCTGGTCGCTACCGGTCAGGCGCTTGTGGAAGGCCGCCAGCAGGTCGCCGCGCTCTTCCGGCGGGATCGGCGCGACATAGTCTTCCCAATAGTCGGGGAACAGGCGGCTGGCGCCTTCCTGGTAGAACCAGTGGATGTCCTGCGGACGGCAGAGGAAGATGCCGCGCAGGATCAGCGCATGGACCCGCTCGGGATGGGTCTGCGCGTAGGCCAGCGACAGGGTCGAGCCCCAGGAACCGCCGAACAGCACCCACTTCTCGATACCCAGGTGCTCGCGCAGGCGCTCCATGTCCGCCACCAGCTCCCAGGTGCTGTTCTTCTCCAGGCTGGCGTGGGGCGTGGAACGGCCGCAACCGCGCTGGTCGAAGGTGACGATACGGTAGAGGTTGGGATCGAAGAAGCGACGCGACAGGGCATCGCAACCGGAGCCGGGGCCGCCGTGGACGAAGACGACCGGCAGTCCGTCCGGCGAACCGCTTTCGTCGGCATACAGCACATGCGGTTCGTCGACGGCCAGCTCGTGGCGAGCGTAGGGTTTAATTTCCGGATACAGAACTAGCATGATGCGCTCCCGAGGCGATGTGTTCGGCCCCCGGCGCAAACGTCGACAGCGGGGCCCGTCCTTTGCTCTGCCGCGCATGATACTTCGGCGCCGGGAAAAAAACCGAGCGGCTTTCATGTCCGCCCCGGTAGAGGGGAAACCATCAATCCAAGCAACGGCGCCTGGCGCCGGGAGAACGAGCATGGCCGAGGCCTTGCGACACCGTATCCGCGCCGCCGGCCTGCTGGTGGTGGAGCAACGCATCCTGCTGGTCCGCCACGAGGTCGGCGGCGACATCTACTGGATTCCGCCCGGCGGCGGCTTCGAGTCGGAATGCGACGAATCGACGAAGGATACCGTCCGGCGCGAGTTTTTCGAGGAGACCGGCCTGCGGGTGGACGTCGGCCCGCTGGTCTACGTGCGCGAATTCGCCGAACCCGCCGCCGGGCGCTTCCACATGGAGCTGTTCTACCGCATCGACGCCTGGCGTGGCGAGCCGACCCTGGCCAACCTGAAGGGCCTGGGCGGCGACGAGTTCGATATCCGCGAGGTCGGCTGGATCGCCCGCGACGAACTGCCTGGCCTGCCGTCGTTCTATCCGGCCGAACTGGCCGACGACGTCTGGTCGCGCCTGGACGCGCCGACGCCGTCGATCCGCCACCTCGGCCTGCAGCGCTAGACGCTCACTGCACCGGATCGCTGGTGGGGTTCTCGAGGATCGCCTTCAGCTCCGCGGTCATGGGAAACTCCAGGTTCAACCCCTTGGGCGGGATCGGCTGCTGGAACCAGCGCTGGTAGATGCCCTGTATCTCGCCCGAGCGATACAGCCCGGCCAGGGTCTCGTTGACCAGGGCAAGGAACTGCGGGTCGTCCTTGCGCACCATGCAGCTGTAGATCTCCCGCGATTGCGGCTCGCCGACCACCACCCAGTCGTGCGGCTGGCGCGCCTTGGCGCGTTCGCCGTAGAGCAGCGCATCGTCCATGTAGAAGGCCACCGCGCGACCCGATTGCAGCATCTGGAAGGCTTCGCCGTGGTCCTTGGCGCTGACCACGTTCATCCCCAGCTTGTGTTCGGCGTTGTAGTTCTTCAGGTAGCGCTCGTTGGTGGTGCCGGCGGTGGTCACCACGTTCTTGCCCTTGAGGTCGTCGAAGTGGGCGATGCCGCTGTCCTTGCGGGTCAGCAACTGGCCCTTGACGTAGATGAAGCCGTAGGAGAACGCCACCTGTTTCTGCCGCTCGGCGGTGACCCCGGTGGAGCCGCACTCCAGGTCGACGGTGCCATTCTGCACCAGAGGGATACGGGTCTGCGAAGTGACCAGGTTGTACTTCACCTTGAGTTCCGGCTTGCCGAGGGTGCTTTTGAGCCGCTCCACCACCTTGTCGGCCAGTTCCACCGAATAGCCCATGGGCTGGCCGCTGTTATCGCCAAGGTAGGAGAAAGGCACCGAGGCATCGCGATAACCCAGGGTTATCGTGCCGTTGTCGGCAACCTTCTTCAGGGTGCCGCTGAGTTCCTCGGCCTGCGCGGCGCCGATGGCGAGCGACAGGGAGAGTGCGAGAGTGCTGGATACAAGAATTTTCATCGGAGGTTCTGCCTCTTTTTTCTTATGGCTATGGAAAGTAAGTCAGCCCCTGGCCGCCACCACGGTGATCTCCACCAGCACCGACGGACGCGCCAGCTCCGCCTGGACGGTGGTCCGGCTGGGCGCCTGGCCGATCGGCAACCACTGGGTCCAGACCTCGTTCAGGGCGGCGAAATCGCGGGCGATGTCCTTCAGGTAGATGGTCGCGCTGAGGATACGCTCCTTGCGCGACCCGGCCTCGGCCAGCAGCGCGTCGATCTTCGCCAGCACCTCGCGGGTCTGGCCATGGATATCCTCGGCCTGGCCCGGCACCTGGCCGGAAAGAAATACCAGGGCGTCGAAGCAGACCGCGGCGGACAGGCGGTCGTTGGTGGCGATACGGGTCGGTTCCATGGGAGTGCTCCAGGTCGAGGGGAATTCAGCCAGCCAGCGCGCCGCGCGGAAGCAGGCCAGAGGTATCGATGCTCGGCGGGCGGCGGCCGATCTGCTCGGCCAGCAGGCGCCCGCTGCCGCAGGCCAGGGTGAAGCCGAGCGCGCCGTGGCCGAGGTTGAGCCAGAGGTTGCGGTAGCCGCCGTTGCCCACCAGCGGTACCCCGGTGGGCGTGGCCGGGCGCATGCCGGCCCATTCGACGGCGGCGTCGAAATCGCCGCCCTGCGGGAACGTGTCCCGCGCCTGCTGGCGCAGCAGTGCCAGGCGCGCGGGCTCGAGGCCGGGGTCGAAGCCGACGATGTCGACCATCGCGGCGATCCGCAGCCGCTCGCCGATCCGCGCGTAGACGATCTTGCGGTCGTAATCGGTGATGCTGGTATCCGGCGCACGGTGCTGCGCGCCGACCGGCAGGGTCAGGCTATAGCCCTTGAGCGGGTATAGCGGCAGGCGCAGGCCCGGCAGCATCAATTCGGCGCTGCGGTAGCCGGCGGCCAGCACCACATGATCGGCCTCGATGAGATCGCCGACGACCTCGACGCCACGCACCGCCGCGCCGCCCTCGACGATCTTCGTCACCCTGCGGCCATGCAGTTGCCGGCAATGTCCGGAAGCCTGCAGGCGCTCGGCAAGTTGCACGCAGAAGGCATGGCAGTCGGCGACCTCCTCGTCCGGCGTGTGGATGCCGCCGACGAAGGGCGCGGCGGACAGGGCCGGCTCCAGCGCGCGGCACTCGGCGGCGGTCAGGACGAATTGCGCCGAAGGATCGGCCAGACCCTGGCGGGCCCGCGCAAAGCTGGCCGGTTGGCGAAACGCCACCAGCTTGCCGTTGCGCCGCCAGTCGAAGCCATCGAGGCCATCCTCCTCGCGCCAGGCCTGCAGGGTGCGCTGGCTGAGCAATGCCAGGCGCAGCAGGTGCGCGGCATTGCGGCGGTTCAGCGAGCCGCGGCAGGCCGCGAGGAAGCCCAGCAGCCAGCGCCACTGCGCCGGATCAAGGCGCGGCCGCAGGCGCAACGGCGCATCGTTGCGCAGCAGCCAGCCGAGCGCCTGGGCCGGCACGCCGCTGTCGGCCAATGGCGCCACGTAGCGATAGGACAACTGCCCGCCATTGGCGTAGCTGGTTTCCAGCCCGCCCCGCTCGCGCGCTTCCACCAGGGTCACGTCGAATCCTTCGCGAACCAGGGCGTAGGCCGTGGCCAGGCCGACCACGCCGGCGCCGATGATGCAAACCCGCTGAGCCATGACAATCGTTATCCAGGTGTTTTCCAGGGCTTCGACGATAGGCGCGGATGACAGCGGTAGGACAATGAATAAAGATGGCCAGGGTATAAATCCAGGTTATGGGCTCGCGCCGATGAAGCTCCGCCATATCGAAGTGTTCCAGGCGATCCGCCAGGCTGGCTCGGTCAGCGGCGCCGCACAGTTGCTGCATGTGTCCCAGCCGGCGGTGAGCAAAGTCCTGCAGCACGCCGAGCAGCAACTGGGCTTCCCGCTGTTCTTGCGAGTGCGCGGCAAGCTGCTGGCGACTCCGGAAGCGCTGGAACTGGAGCGCGAAGTGGCCAAGCTCAGCGATAGCCTGCAGGCGGTGCGGCGCCTGGCGCAGAACCTGCGGCGCCAGCCGGGCCACAGCCTGCGCATCGGCGCCACCCCGGCCCTGGCGCTGTCGCTGCTGCCGCGGGCGATCGGCGAATGGAGCGCGCGCTATCCGCAGAGCGGCTGCGAACTGGCCACCTTGCATTCGCGCGAACTGGTGCAGGGCCTGCTGATGCGCGAACTGGACCTGGCCCTGAGCCTGAAGCAGCCGGAACACCCCGGCCTGCGCGGCGAAGCCATCGCCAGCGGCGTATTGGTGGCCCTGGCGCCGCGCGAACACTGGCCCGAAGCGGAACGCCGGCAGCCGCTGAGCCTGGCCGGGCTGGCCGGCGAAGCGCTGATCGGGCTGTCCACCGCCGACCCGCTGTTCGCCCGCCTGGAGGATTACCTCAGCGCCGTGGTGCCACCGCCGCAGGTGAAGATCGCCGTGCAGACCTACGCCCTCGCCCGCGCCCTGGTGGAGGCTGGGGCGGGCCTGGCGCTGGTCGATCCCTTCACCGCCCTCGGCGCCGACCCGCACAGCACCGCGATCCGCCCATTGAGCCCGGCCTTCCCGGTCACCCTCTACGCCATCACCCGCGCCGACGAAACCCCGCCGCACACCCTCGCTCCGCTGCTGCGGATGCTCGCCCGCCAGGCCGAGGAGCGTTTGCGGGCCGTGCAGATGTAGCATTTGCCGCCTGGCCTGCCGCTGGAAACCTTGGACGTCGTTCTGGCCTGGCCCACGCCTCGCGTCCTTACCGCTCCGGCTTCCAGTCTGGGCGGTCCGCGTCGTAGCCCTGGGTCGGGTGCGGTGGCAGAGGATGGTCCTTTATCAAGTCGGGAAAACGCAAATCAGGATCAGCGGCAAGTCGATCGTAAATACCATCATATAGTTTGTGCAGTTTTTCATCGGGGACGTACCACATTGCACTTGCAGGAGGAGTCTTGTTTCCAAAGACGCGCGAGAGGAAGAAAGCCGCGCTCTTGCCCCCCTGAGAGACTGACACCTGATAGTAACCTAATGCTTTTGGGAAATTATGCTCTACTATCTTGTAATACGCCCCCAGCTCATAACTAGCCGGCGCATAGCCCTGGCTAGCAGCACAGTTAGTATACGCCAACCCCAAATCCTTTTTTTTGGCCACATATATATAAAGCTTACCTAGTTCGGTTAGCGCCGGCGGATTTCCTAGGCTAGCAGCCTTATCAAGAAAAGTAAGTCCGTCAGTTGCAGGATTCTTGACCCCGGCACGATTACCGATCATTGCCCCCATATTATAGAAACCTTGAGGAATCTTCAGATCGATCATTTTCTGGTAAAGGTCTAGAGCTTTCTGAGTGTCCTTCTCCACACCTCCCGGCCAACCGGTACGATAGAGGTTCGCCAAGTTATGCATGGCCTTCCAGTGGCCACGCTCCACTGCCTTGCTGTAAAGCTCGACGATACGGCCCCAGGGCCGCAGAGTATCGGGCTTGGCCAAGGCGGCTGCTTCGCGGTACCAGACATCGGCTTGCGAATCCAACGGCGGCAGATGGTCTTTTTCATTAACGCAGACAAACGATTTGCTGTTGGCCATCACGGGAACGGCTGCAAGACACAGCACGGCCCAAAGTCCAATAGCCATCAGCCGCATCATTGCTCCGGTTTCCAGTCGGGCCGATCTGCGTCGTAGCCCTGGGTCGGGTGAGGAGGCAGAGGATGATCCTTTATCAAGTTGGTAAAACGTAGATCTGGATCAACTTCAAGCTTCTTGTAAATAGAGTAATACATCTCATAAAGCTCCTTATCCGCGTCATACCACATCCTATCAACTGGTCGACTTTTTTCATCGAATATATCTGTCATTAGAAGCGCAGCATCACCATCCCCTTGAGAAGTAGCAAGCTGGTAATAGCTCAGCGCCTTAGGATAATTATGCTTAACTATTTTGTAATACGCACCCAATTCATAATTAGCGGGAGCATATCCTTGCTCAGCAGCGCATTGCGTGTAACGAAGTCCTAGTTCGTCCTGATTCGCTTCATAAATATAAAGCTTACCTAACGCAGTTAAGGCTGGAGGGTTACCCATACTGGCGGCCTTGTCCAAGAAGGTCAGGCCATCGGTAGCAGGATTCTTAACACCGGCACGATTGCCAATCATTGCCCCCATGTTATAGAAGCCTTGGGGCACTCCCAGATCGATCATCTTCTGGTAAAGGTCCAACGCTTTCTGCGTATCCTTCTCTACCCCACCAGGCCACCCTGTACGATAAAGATTCGCCAGGTTATGCATGGCCTTCCAGTGACCACGCTCCACTGCCTTGCTGTAAAGCTCGACGATACGGCCCCAGGGCCGTAGAGTATCTGGCTTGGCCAAGGCTGCTGCTTCGCGGTACCAAGCATCGGCTTGCGAATCCAACGGCGGCAAATGGTCTTTCTCATTAACGCAGACAAACGATTTGCTGTTGGCCATCACGGGAACGGCTGCAAGACAGAGCACGGCCCAAAGTCCAATAGCCATCAGCCGCATCACTGCTCCGGTTTCCAGTCGGGCCGATCTGCGTCGTAGCCCTGAGTGGGATGGGGTGGTAACGGATGCTCCTTCATCAGGTTGGGAAAACGTAAATCAGGATCAGCCTCAAGCTTTTTATAGATTGAATAATATTCCTTGTGTAGTCTTTCGTCGGGGGAGTACCACATCCTGTCAACATCGGGACTAGCCTTATCAAAAACTCCGGACATGAAGAAGGCAGCATCACCATTTCCTTGACTGGCAGCAAGAAGATAATAGCTCGCCGCCTTGGGGAAGTTATGCTCTACTATCTTATAATACGCCCCTAACTCATAATTAGCCGGTGAAT containing:
- a CDS encoding LysR family transcriptional regulator, translating into MNKDGQGINPGYGLAPMKLRHIEVFQAIRQAGSVSGAAQLLHVSQPAVSKVLQHAEQQLGFPLFLRVRGKLLATPEALELEREVAKLSDSLQAVRRLAQNLRRQPGHSLRIGATPALALSLLPRAIGEWSARYPQSGCELATLHSRELVQGLLMRELDLALSLKQPEHPGLRGEAIASGVLVALAPREHWPEAERRQPLSLAGLAGEALIGLSTADPLFARLEDYLSAVVPPPQVKIAVQTYALARALVEAGAGLALVDPFTALGADPHSTAIRPLSPAFPVTLYAITRADETPPHTLAPLLRMLARQAEERLRAVQM
- a CDS encoding tetratricopeptide repeat protein, with translation MAIGLWAVLCLAAVPVMANSKSFVCVNEKDHLPPLDSQADAWYREAAALAKPDTLRPWGRIVELYSKAVERGHWKAMHNLANLYRTGWPGGVEKDTQKALDLYQKMIDLGVPQGFYNMGAMIGNRAGVKNPATDGLTFLDKAASMGNPPALTALGKLYIYEANQDELGLRYTQCAAEQGYAPANYELGAYYKIVKHNYPKALSYYQLATSQGDGDAALLMTDIFDEKSRPVDRMWYDADKELYEMYYSIYKKLEVDPDLRFTNLIKDHPLPPHPTQGYDADRPDWKPEQ
- a CDS encoding RidA family protein — protein: MEPTRIATNDRLSAAVCFDALVFLSGQVPGQAEDIHGQTREVLAKIDALLAEAGSRKERILSATIYLKDIARDFAALNEVWTQWLPIGQAPSRTTVQAELARPSVLVEITVVAARG
- the pip gene encoding prolyl aminopeptidase; this translates as MLVLYPEIKPYARHELAVDEPHVLYADESGSPDGLPVVFVHGGPGSGCDALSRRFFDPNLYRIVTFDQRGCGRSTPHASLEKNSTWELVADMERLREHLGIEKWVLFGGSWGSTLSLAYAQTHPERVHALILRGIFLCRPQDIHWFYQEGASRLFPDYWEDYVAPIPPEERGDLLAAFHKRLTGSDQIAQMHAAKAWSTWEGRTATLRPNPMVVDRFTEPGRALSISRIENHFFVNQGFLRPNQLLEDMHRIAHLPGVIVHGRYDAICPLDNAWALHQAWPNSELQIIRDAGHTASEPGIVDALVRATNEIGRRLLDLPPEAE
- a CDS encoding transporter substrate-binding domain-containing protein; this encodes MKILVSSTLALSLSLAIGAAQAEELSGTLKKVADNGTITLGYRDASVPFSYLGDNSGQPMGYSVELADKVVERLKSTLGKPELKVKYNLVTSQTRIPLVQNGTVDLECGSTGVTAERQKQVAFSYGFIYVKGQLLTRKDSGIAHFDDLKGKNVVTTAGTTNERYLKNYNAEHKLGMNVVSAKDHGEAFQMLQSGRAVAFYMDDALLYGERAKARQPHDWVVVGEPQSREIYSCMVRKDDPQFLALVNETLAGLYRSGEIQGIYQRWFQQPIPPKGLNLEFPMTAELKAILENPTSDPVQ
- a CDS encoding D-amino acid dehydrogenase; translation: MAQRVCIIGAGVVGLATAYALVREGFDVTLVEARERGGLETSYANGGQLSYRYVAPLADSGVPAQALGWLLRNDAPLRLRPRLDPAQWRWLLGFLAACRGSLNRRNAAHLLRLALLSQRTLQAWREEDGLDGFDWRRNGKLVAFRQPASFARARQGLADPSAQFVLTAAECRALEPALSAAPFVGGIHTPDEEVADCHAFCVQLAERLQASGHCRQLHGRRVTKIVEGGAAVRGVEVVGDLIEADHVVLAAGYRSAELMLPGLRLPLYPLKGYSLTLPVGAQHRAPDTSITDYDRKIVYARIGERLRIAAMVDIVGFDPGLEPARLALLRQQARDTFPQGGDFDAAVEWAGMRPATPTGVPLVGNGGYRNLWLNLGHGALGFTLACGSGRLLAEQIGRRPPSIDTSGLLPRGALAG
- a CDS encoding tetratricopeptide repeat protein, whose product is MAIGLWAVLCLAAVPVMANSKSFVCVNEKDHLPPLDSQADVWYREAAALAKPDTLRPWGRIVELYSKAVERGHWKAMHNLANLYRTGWPGGVEKDTQKALDLYQKMIDLKIPQGFYNMGAMIGNRAGVKNPATDGLTFLDKAASLGNPPALTELGKLYIYVAKKKDLGLAYTNCAASQGYAPASYELGAYYKIVEHNFPKALGYYQVSVSQGGKSAAFFLSRVFGNKTPPASAMWYVPDEKLHKLYDGIYDRLAADPDLRFPDLIKDHPLPPHPTQGYDADRPDWKPER
- a CDS encoding NUDIX domain-containing protein produces the protein MAEALRHRIRAAGLLVVEQRILLVRHEVGGDIYWIPPGGGFESECDESTKDTVRREFFEETGLRVDVGPLVYVREFAEPAAGRFHMELFYRIDAWRGEPTLANLKGLGGDEFDIREVGWIARDELPGLPSFYPAELADDVWSRLDAPTPSIRHLGLQR